One Lepisosteus oculatus isolate fLepOcu1 chromosome 13, fLepOcu1.hap2, whole genome shotgun sequence genomic region harbors:
- the atp5pf gene encoding ATP synthase-coupling factor 6, mitochondrial has product MTVQRLFRLSSLLRSALSQQARRNVGLSAVAMNRAKDLDPVQKLFLDKIREYNTKSKAAGGVVGAGPEYQKNMADELAKLQRLYGGGDLTKFPDFKFPEPKFEEVSPK; this is encoded by the exons ATGACCGTTCAGCGCTTATTCCGACTCTCCTCGCTCCTGCGGTCCGCCCTTTCCCAACAGGCGCGGCGCAACGTCGGGCTGTCGGCCGTGGCGATGAACCGGGCCAAAGATTTGGACCCCGTGCAGAAGCTCTTCCTGGACAAGATCCGCGAGTACAACACCAAGAGCAA GGCAGCAGGGGGCGTGGTGGGTGCCGGTCCGGAATATCAAAAGAACATGGCAGATGAGCTGGCCAAACTGCAGCGGCTGTACGGAGGTGGGGACCTCACCAAATTCCCCGACTTCAAGTTCCCCG AGCCCAAGTTTGAAGAAGTGTCACCCAAGTGA
- the gabpa gene encoding GA-binding protein alpha chain: MSKGETEELIEIEIDGQEKQECMEEGIVEQTITTAEFVTQAIDINEPIGNLKKLLEPRLQCSLDDHEICLQDIQLDPNFSLFDQGVKTDGTVQLSVQVISRQGVEPRLNILEIVKPVETVEVVIDPDAPAGMAEETQLVEDGQVITLDGSQTVGGALVADETSEQVTRWAAALEGYRKEQVRLGIPYDPVQWTADQVIHWAMWVMKEFGMLDVDVSGIHIAGRELCSLTQEDFLQRVPHGEILWSHLELLRKYVLASQEQSGQIATVTIDQPVQIIPASVQQTAPTAIKVLSSSAKQNKVQRAPRISGGEDRSSPGNRTGNNGQIQLWQFLLELLTDKDARDCISWVGDDGEFKLNQPELVAHKWGQRKNKPTMNYEKLSRALRYYYDGDMICKVQGKRFVYKFVCDLKTLIGYSAAELNHLVTECEQKKLARMQLHGLGQPLTTVTLATAALHGDKDSS; the protein is encoded by the exons ATGTCGAAGGGAGAGACGGAGGAGCTCATTGAAATCGAGATCGATGGCCAGGAGAAACAGGAGTGCATGGAAGAGGG gaTTGTGGAGCAGACCATCACCACGGCAGAGTTTGTCACGCAGGCCATAGACATCAACGAGCCAATCGGAAACCTCAAAAAGCTGCTGGAGCCCCGCCTCCAGTGCTCTTTAGATGACCATGAGATCTGTCTGCAGGACATCCAG CTGGACCCCAACTTCAGCCTGTTTGACCAGGGGGTGAAGACCGATGGTACGGTCCAGCTCAGTGTGCAGGTCATCTCCAGGCAAG GAGTGGAGCCCCGGCTGAACATCCTGGAGATCGTGAAGCCGGTGGAGACGGTGGAGGTGGTGATCGACCCGGACGCGCCGGCGGGGATGGCTGAGGAGACGCAGCTGGTGGAGGACGGGCAGGTGATCACGCTGGACGGCTCGCAGACGGTGGGCGGCGCCTTGGTGGCTGACGAGACCTCGGAGCAGGTGACCCGCTGGGCTGCTGCCCTCGAGGGCTACCGCAAGGAGCAGGTGCGCCTGGGCATCCCCTACG ATCCGGTGCAGTGGACAGCGGACCAGGTGATCCACTGGGCGATGTGGGTGATGAAGGAGTTCGGCATGCTGGACGTGGACGTGTCGGGCATCCACATCGCGGGCCGGGAGCTCTGCAGCCTGACGCAGGAGGACTTCCTGCAGCGCGTCCCGCACGGGGAGATCCTGTGGAGCCACCTGGAGCTGCTGCGCAAAT ACGTGCTGGCCAGCCAGGAGCAGTCCGGACAGATTGCTACCGTCACCATCGATCAGC CGGTGCAGATCATCCCAGCCTCGGTGCAGCAAACCGCTCCGACCGCCATCAAGGTCCTGAGCAGCAGCGCCAAGCAGAACAAGGTGCAGCGGGCGCCGCGCATCTCCGGGGGCGAGGACCGCAGCTCCCCCGGCAACCGCACCG GCAACAACGGCCAGATCCAGCTCTGGCAGTTCCTGCTGGAGCTGCTGACGGACAAGGACGCGCGTGACTGCATCTCCTGGGTGGGCGACGACGGCGAGTTCAAGCTGAACCAGCCCGAGCTGGTGGCGCACAAGTGGGGGCAGCGCAAGAACAAGCCCACCATGAACTACGAGAAGCTCAGCCGGGCGCTGCG GTATTACTACGACGGGGACATGATCTGCAAGGTGCAGGGGAAGCGCTTTGTGTACAAGTTTGTGTGTGACCTCAAGACGCTGATCGGGTACAGTGCGGCCGAGCTCAACCACCTGGTGACGGAGTGCGAGCAGAAGAAGCTGGCCAGGATGCAGCTGCATGGGCTGGGCCAGCCACTCACCACTGTCACCCTGGCAACCGCAGCCCTGCACGGGGATAAGGATAGCAGCTGA
- the LOC102689007 gene encoding amyloid-beta A4 protein isoform X3 yields the protein MWDFPAFLLLIAASLAWTAEVPTDGSVGLLAEPQVAMFCGKLNMHINVQTGKWEPDPSGTKSCIGTKEGILQYCQEVYPELQITNVVEANQPVSIQNWCKKGRKQCRSHLHIVVPYRCLVGEFVSDALLVPDKCKFLHQERMDMCESHLHWHTVAKESCGDRSMNLHDYGMLLPCGIDRFRGVEFVCCPSEAERDDSAQLEEDDSDVWWGGADADYTDNSEPQEAGPGDREEAETALGEDDEDVNDEENVDDDEDDIEEPEASERTTNVAMTTTTTTTTESVEEVVRVPTTAPSPPDAVDRYLETPGDENEHAHFQKAKESLEAKHRERMSQVMREWEEAERQAKNLPRADKKAVIQHFQEKVESLEQEAASERQQLVETHMARVEALLNDRRRLALENYLTALQANPPKPRHVFSLLKKYVRAEQKDRQHTLKHFEHVRMVDPKKAAQIRPQVLTHLRVIEERMNQSLGLLYKVPGIAEDIQEQVDDLVQKEQVEVAEQLSSLQSEGRVSYGNDALMPSLSISTSPLDLLPPEEGGIGREGLGYIHPAGFGPANTQNQVEPVDVRPAPADRGLPTRPGSGLPGVKIGEVPEMRIETEERHSTGYEVRHQKLVFFAEDVGSNKGAIIGLMVGGVVIATVIVITLVMLRKKQYTSIHHGVVEVDAAVTPEERHLSKMQQNGYENPTYKFFEQMQN from the exons gtgcCCACGGATGGCTCAGTGGGCCTCCTTGCCGAGCCCCAGGTGGCCATGTTCTGTGGGAAACTCAACATGCACATCAACGTGCAGACAGGCAAGTGGGAGCCAGACCCCAGTGGCACCAAGAGCTGCATTGGCACCAAGGAGGGCATCCTGCAGTACTGCCAGGAG gtgtacccagAGCTCCAGATCACCAACGTAGTGGAAGCCAACCAGCCCGTCAGCATCCAGAACTGGTGCAAGAAAGGCCGCAAGCAGTGCCGCAGCCACCTGCACATCGTGGTGCCCTACCGCTGCCTGG TGGGGGAGTTTGTGAGCGATGCTTTACTGGTCCCAGACAAGTGTAAGTTCCTGCACCAGGAGCGTATGGACATGTGTGAGAGCCACCTGCACTGGCACACAGTGGCCAAGGAG TCCTGTGGCGATCGCTCCATGAACCTCCATGACTACGGGATGCTGTTGCCGTGCGGCATAGACCGTTTCCGCGGCGTCGAGTTTGTGTGCTGCCCCTCGGAGGCGGAGCGGGACGACAGCGCCCAGTTGGAGGAGGACGACTCTGACGTGTGGTGGGGCGGCGCCGACGCGGACTACACCGACAACAG tgagcccCAGGAGGCAGGGCCAGGGGATagggaggaggcggagaccgcCCTAGGGGAGGATGACGAGGACGTCAACGATGAAGAGAATGTAGACGACGATGAAGATGACATCGAGGAGCCCGAGGCCAGTGAACGCACCACCAATGTCGCCAtgaccaccaccaccaccacaaccACCGAGTCAGTAGAGGAAGTAGTCCGAG TTCCCACTACTGCCCCCAGCCCACCAGATGCAGTGGACCGTTACCTGGAGACCCCTGGCGATGAGAACGAACACGCCCACTTCCAGAAGGCCAAAGAGAGCCTGGAGGCCAAACACAGGGAGAGGATGTCACAG GTGATGCGGGAGTGGGAGGAGGCTGAGCGACAGGCCAAGAATCTGCCCAGGGCCGACAAGAAAGCGGTCATCCAG CATTTCCAGGAGAAGGTGGAGTCCCTGGAGCAGGAGGCGGCTAGCGAGCGCCAGCAGCTGGTGGAGACGCACATGGCCCGGGTGGAGGCCCTGCTGAACGACCGGCGCCGGCTGGCCCTGGAGAACTACCTCACCGCCCTGCAGGCCAACCCGCCCAAG ccACGCCACGTGTTCAGCCTGTTGAAGAAGTACGTGCGGGCCGAGCAGAAGGACAGACAGCACACTCTGAAGCACTTCGAGCACGTCCGCATGGTGGATCCCAAGAAGGCTGCACAGATCAGACCCCAG GTGCTGACTCACCTGCGGGTGATCGAGGAGAGGATGAACCAGAGCCTGGGGCTGCTGTACAAGGTGCCGGGCATTGCAGAGGACATCCAGGAGCAAGTGG ACGACCTGGTCCAGAAGGAGCAGGTGGAGGTGGCGGAGCAGCTGTCCTCCCTGCAGAGCGAGGGCCGGGTGAGCTACGGGAACGACGCCCTGATGCCCTCGCTGTCCATCAGCACCTCCCCCctggacctgctgccccccGAGGAAGGGGGCATCGGGCGCGAGGGCCTGGGCTACATCCACCCTGCTGGCTTTGGACCTGCCAACACCCAGAACCAGG tcgaGCCTGTTGATGTCCGTCCTGCCCCCGCTGACAGAGGACTTCCCACACGGCCAG GGTCAGGGCTCCCAGGAGTGAAGATCGGGGAGGTGCCGGAGATGCGGATAGAAACAGAAGAGAGACACAGCACCGGATACGAAGTGCGTCACCAGAAGCTG GTGTTCTTCGCTGAGGATGTGGGCTCCAACAAGGGTGCGATCATTGGCCTGATGGTGGGAGGCGTTGTCATCGCGACTGTGATCGTCATCACTCTGGTGATGCTGAGGAAGAAGCAGTACACCTCCATCCACCACGGCGTCGTAGAG gtggatgctgcagtaaCCCCCGAGGAGCGCCACCTCTCCAAGATGCAGCAGAACGGCTACGAGAATCCCACCTACAAGTTCTTTGAGCAGATGCAGAACTGA
- the LOC102689007 gene encoding amyloid-beta A4 protein isoform X2: MWDFPAFLLLIAASLAWTAEVPTDGSVGLLAEPQVAMFCGKLNMHINVQTGKWEPDPSGTKSCIGTKEGILQYCQEVYPELQITNVVEANQPVSIQNWCKKGRKQCRSHLHIVVPYRCLVGEFVSDALLVPDKCKFLHQERMDMCESHLHWHTVAKESCGDRSMNLHDYGMLLPCGIDRFRGVEFVCCPSEAERDDSAQLEEDDSDVWWGGADADYTDNSEPQEAGPGDREEAETALGEDDEDVNDEENVDDDEDDIEEPEASERTTNVAMTTTTTTTTESVEEVVREVCSEEAETGPCRAMLPRWYFDSSEGRCAQFIYGGCGGNRNNFESEDYCLSVCGSVLPTTAPSPPDAVDRYLETPGDENEHAHFQKAKESLEAKHRERMSQVMREWEEAERQAKNLPRADKKAVIQHFQEKVESLEQEAASERQQLVETHMARVEALLNDRRRLALENYLTALQANPPKPRHVFSLLKKYVRAEQKDRQHTLKHFEHVRMVDPKKAAQIRPQVLTHLRVIEERMNQSLGLLYKVPGIAEDIQEQVDDLVQKEQVEVAEQLSSLQSEGRVSYGNDALMPSLSISTSPLDLLPPEEGGIGREGLGYIHPAGFGPANTQNQGSGLPGVKIGEVPEMRIETEERHSTGYEVRHQKLVFFAEDVGSNKGAIIGLMVGGVVIATVIVITLVMLRKKQYTSIHHGVVEVDAAVTPEERHLSKMQQNGYENPTYKFFEQMQN; the protein is encoded by the exons gtgcCCACGGATGGCTCAGTGGGCCTCCTTGCCGAGCCCCAGGTGGCCATGTTCTGTGGGAAACTCAACATGCACATCAACGTGCAGACAGGCAAGTGGGAGCCAGACCCCAGTGGCACCAAGAGCTGCATTGGCACCAAGGAGGGCATCCTGCAGTACTGCCAGGAG gtgtacccagAGCTCCAGATCACCAACGTAGTGGAAGCCAACCAGCCCGTCAGCATCCAGAACTGGTGCAAGAAAGGCCGCAAGCAGTGCCGCAGCCACCTGCACATCGTGGTGCCCTACCGCTGCCTGG TGGGGGAGTTTGTGAGCGATGCTTTACTGGTCCCAGACAAGTGTAAGTTCCTGCACCAGGAGCGTATGGACATGTGTGAGAGCCACCTGCACTGGCACACAGTGGCCAAGGAG TCCTGTGGCGATCGCTCCATGAACCTCCATGACTACGGGATGCTGTTGCCGTGCGGCATAGACCGTTTCCGCGGCGTCGAGTTTGTGTGCTGCCCCTCGGAGGCGGAGCGGGACGACAGCGCCCAGTTGGAGGAGGACGACTCTGACGTGTGGTGGGGCGGCGCCGACGCGGACTACACCGACAACAG tgagcccCAGGAGGCAGGGCCAGGGGATagggaggaggcggagaccgcCCTAGGGGAGGATGACGAGGACGTCAACGATGAAGAGAATGTAGACGACGATGAAGATGACATCGAGGAGCCCGAGGCCAGTGAACGCACCACCAATGTCGCCAtgaccaccaccaccaccacaaccACCGAGTCAGTAGAGGAAGTAGTCCGAG AGGTGTGCTCGGAGGAGGCGGAGACGGGCCCGTGCCGCGCCATGCTGCCGCGCTGGTACTTCGACAGCAGCGAGGGCCGCTGCGCGCAGTTCATCTACGGGGGCTGCGGCGGCAACCGCAACAACTTCGAGTCGGAGGACTACTGCCTGTCCGTGTGCGGCAGCGTGC TTCCCACTACTGCCCCCAGCCCACCAGATGCAGTGGACCGTTACCTGGAGACCCCTGGCGATGAGAACGAACACGCCCACTTCCAGAAGGCCAAAGAGAGCCTGGAGGCCAAACACAGGGAGAGGATGTCACAG GTGATGCGGGAGTGGGAGGAGGCTGAGCGACAGGCCAAGAATCTGCCCAGGGCCGACAAGAAAGCGGTCATCCAG CATTTCCAGGAGAAGGTGGAGTCCCTGGAGCAGGAGGCGGCTAGCGAGCGCCAGCAGCTGGTGGAGACGCACATGGCCCGGGTGGAGGCCCTGCTGAACGACCGGCGCCGGCTGGCCCTGGAGAACTACCTCACCGCCCTGCAGGCCAACCCGCCCAAG ccACGCCACGTGTTCAGCCTGTTGAAGAAGTACGTGCGGGCCGAGCAGAAGGACAGACAGCACACTCTGAAGCACTTCGAGCACGTCCGCATGGTGGATCCCAAGAAGGCTGCACAGATCAGACCCCAG GTGCTGACTCACCTGCGGGTGATCGAGGAGAGGATGAACCAGAGCCTGGGGCTGCTGTACAAGGTGCCGGGCATTGCAGAGGACATCCAGGAGCAAGTGG ACGACCTGGTCCAGAAGGAGCAGGTGGAGGTGGCGGAGCAGCTGTCCTCCCTGCAGAGCGAGGGCCGGGTGAGCTACGGGAACGACGCCCTGATGCCCTCGCTGTCCATCAGCACCTCCCCCctggacctgctgccccccGAGGAAGGGGGCATCGGGCGCGAGGGCCTGGGCTACATCCACCCTGCTGGCTTTGGACCTGCCAACACCCAGAACCAGG GGTCAGGGCTCCCAGGAGTGAAGATCGGGGAGGTGCCGGAGATGCGGATAGAAACAGAAGAGAGACACAGCACCGGATACGAAGTGCGTCACCAGAAGCTG GTGTTCTTCGCTGAGGATGTGGGCTCCAACAAGGGTGCGATCATTGGCCTGATGGTGGGAGGCGTTGTCATCGCGACTGTGATCGTCATCACTCTGGTGATGCTGAGGAAGAAGCAGTACACCTCCATCCACCACGGCGTCGTAGAG gtggatgctgcagtaaCCCCCGAGGAGCGCCACCTCTCCAAGATGCAGCAGAACGGCTACGAGAATCCCACCTACAAGTTCTTTGAGCAGATGCAGAACTGA
- the LOC102689007 gene encoding amyloid-beta A4 protein isoform X1, with product MWDFPAFLLLIAASLAWTAEVPTDGSVGLLAEPQVAMFCGKLNMHINVQTGKWEPDPSGTKSCIGTKEGILQYCQEVYPELQITNVVEANQPVSIQNWCKKGRKQCRSHLHIVVPYRCLVGEFVSDALLVPDKCKFLHQERMDMCESHLHWHTVAKESCGDRSMNLHDYGMLLPCGIDRFRGVEFVCCPSEAERDDSAQLEEDDSDVWWGGADADYTDNSEPQEAGPGDREEAETALGEDDEDVNDEENVDDDEDDIEEPEASERTTNVAMTTTTTTTTESVEEVVREVCSEEAETGPCRAMLPRWYFDSSEGRCAQFIYGGCGGNRNNFESEDYCLSVCGSVLPTTAPSPPDAVDRYLETPGDENEHAHFQKAKESLEAKHRERMSQVMREWEEAERQAKNLPRADKKAVIQHFQEKVESLEQEAASERQQLVETHMARVEALLNDRRRLALENYLTALQANPPKPRHVFSLLKKYVRAEQKDRQHTLKHFEHVRMVDPKKAAQIRPQVLTHLRVIEERMNQSLGLLYKVPGIAEDIQEQVDDLVQKEQVEVAEQLSSLQSEGRVSYGNDALMPSLSISTSPLDLLPPEEGGIGREGLGYIHPAGFGPANTQNQVEPVDVRPAPADRGLPTRPGSGLPGVKIGEVPEMRIETEERHSTGYEVRHQKLVFFAEDVGSNKGAIIGLMVGGVVIATVIVITLVMLRKKQYTSIHHGVVEVDAAVTPEERHLSKMQQNGYENPTYKFFEQMQN from the exons gtgcCCACGGATGGCTCAGTGGGCCTCCTTGCCGAGCCCCAGGTGGCCATGTTCTGTGGGAAACTCAACATGCACATCAACGTGCAGACAGGCAAGTGGGAGCCAGACCCCAGTGGCACCAAGAGCTGCATTGGCACCAAGGAGGGCATCCTGCAGTACTGCCAGGAG gtgtacccagAGCTCCAGATCACCAACGTAGTGGAAGCCAACCAGCCCGTCAGCATCCAGAACTGGTGCAAGAAAGGCCGCAAGCAGTGCCGCAGCCACCTGCACATCGTGGTGCCCTACCGCTGCCTGG TGGGGGAGTTTGTGAGCGATGCTTTACTGGTCCCAGACAAGTGTAAGTTCCTGCACCAGGAGCGTATGGACATGTGTGAGAGCCACCTGCACTGGCACACAGTGGCCAAGGAG TCCTGTGGCGATCGCTCCATGAACCTCCATGACTACGGGATGCTGTTGCCGTGCGGCATAGACCGTTTCCGCGGCGTCGAGTTTGTGTGCTGCCCCTCGGAGGCGGAGCGGGACGACAGCGCCCAGTTGGAGGAGGACGACTCTGACGTGTGGTGGGGCGGCGCCGACGCGGACTACACCGACAACAG tgagcccCAGGAGGCAGGGCCAGGGGATagggaggaggcggagaccgcCCTAGGGGAGGATGACGAGGACGTCAACGATGAAGAGAATGTAGACGACGATGAAGATGACATCGAGGAGCCCGAGGCCAGTGAACGCACCACCAATGTCGCCAtgaccaccaccaccaccacaaccACCGAGTCAGTAGAGGAAGTAGTCCGAG AGGTGTGCTCGGAGGAGGCGGAGACGGGCCCGTGCCGCGCCATGCTGCCGCGCTGGTACTTCGACAGCAGCGAGGGCCGCTGCGCGCAGTTCATCTACGGGGGCTGCGGCGGCAACCGCAACAACTTCGAGTCGGAGGACTACTGCCTGTCCGTGTGCGGCAGCGTGC TTCCCACTACTGCCCCCAGCCCACCAGATGCAGTGGACCGTTACCTGGAGACCCCTGGCGATGAGAACGAACACGCCCACTTCCAGAAGGCCAAAGAGAGCCTGGAGGCCAAACACAGGGAGAGGATGTCACAG GTGATGCGGGAGTGGGAGGAGGCTGAGCGACAGGCCAAGAATCTGCCCAGGGCCGACAAGAAAGCGGTCATCCAG CATTTCCAGGAGAAGGTGGAGTCCCTGGAGCAGGAGGCGGCTAGCGAGCGCCAGCAGCTGGTGGAGACGCACATGGCCCGGGTGGAGGCCCTGCTGAACGACCGGCGCCGGCTGGCCCTGGAGAACTACCTCACCGCCCTGCAGGCCAACCCGCCCAAG ccACGCCACGTGTTCAGCCTGTTGAAGAAGTACGTGCGGGCCGAGCAGAAGGACAGACAGCACACTCTGAAGCACTTCGAGCACGTCCGCATGGTGGATCCCAAGAAGGCTGCACAGATCAGACCCCAG GTGCTGACTCACCTGCGGGTGATCGAGGAGAGGATGAACCAGAGCCTGGGGCTGCTGTACAAGGTGCCGGGCATTGCAGAGGACATCCAGGAGCAAGTGG ACGACCTGGTCCAGAAGGAGCAGGTGGAGGTGGCGGAGCAGCTGTCCTCCCTGCAGAGCGAGGGCCGGGTGAGCTACGGGAACGACGCCCTGATGCCCTCGCTGTCCATCAGCACCTCCCCCctggacctgctgccccccGAGGAAGGGGGCATCGGGCGCGAGGGCCTGGGCTACATCCACCCTGCTGGCTTTGGACCTGCCAACACCCAGAACCAGG tcgaGCCTGTTGATGTCCGTCCTGCCCCCGCTGACAGAGGACTTCCCACACGGCCAG GGTCAGGGCTCCCAGGAGTGAAGATCGGGGAGGTGCCGGAGATGCGGATAGAAACAGAAGAGAGACACAGCACCGGATACGAAGTGCGTCACCAGAAGCTG GTGTTCTTCGCTGAGGATGTGGGCTCCAACAAGGGTGCGATCATTGGCCTGATGGTGGGAGGCGTTGTCATCGCGACTGTGATCGTCATCACTCTGGTGATGCTGAGGAAGAAGCAGTACACCTCCATCCACCACGGCGTCGTAGAG gtggatgctgcagtaaCCCCCGAGGAGCGCCACCTCTCCAAGATGCAGCAGAACGGCTACGAGAATCCCACCTACAAGTTCTTTGAGCAGATGCAGAACTGA
- the LOC102689007 gene encoding amyloid-beta A4 protein isoform X4 has product MWDFPAFLLLIAASLAWTAEVPTDGSVGLLAEPQVAMFCGKLNMHINVQTGKWEPDPSGTKSCIGTKEGILQYCQEVYPELQITNVVEANQPVSIQNWCKKGRKQCRSHLHIVVPYRCLVGEFVSDALLVPDKCKFLHQERMDMCESHLHWHTVAKESCGDRSMNLHDYGMLLPCGIDRFRGVEFVCCPSEAERDDSAQLEEDDSDVWWGGADADYTDNSEPQEAGPGDREEAETALGEDDEDVNDEENVDDDEDDIEEPEASERTTNVAMTTTTTTTTESVEEVVRVPTTAPSPPDAVDRYLETPGDENEHAHFQKAKESLEAKHRERMSQVMREWEEAERQAKNLPRADKKAVIQHFQEKVESLEQEAASERQQLVETHMARVEALLNDRRRLALENYLTALQANPPKPRHVFSLLKKYVRAEQKDRQHTLKHFEHVRMVDPKKAAQIRPQVLTHLRVIEERMNQSLGLLYKVPGIAEDIQEQVDDLVQKEQVEVAEQLSSLQSEGRVSYGNDALMPSLSISTSPLDLLPPEEGGIGREGLGYIHPAGFGPANTQNQGSGLPGVKIGEVPEMRIETEERHSTGYEVRHQKLVFFAEDVGSNKGAIIGLMVGGVVIATVIVITLVMLRKKQYTSIHHGVVEVDAAVTPEERHLSKMQQNGYENPTYKFFEQMQN; this is encoded by the exons gtgcCCACGGATGGCTCAGTGGGCCTCCTTGCCGAGCCCCAGGTGGCCATGTTCTGTGGGAAACTCAACATGCACATCAACGTGCAGACAGGCAAGTGGGAGCCAGACCCCAGTGGCACCAAGAGCTGCATTGGCACCAAGGAGGGCATCCTGCAGTACTGCCAGGAG gtgtacccagAGCTCCAGATCACCAACGTAGTGGAAGCCAACCAGCCCGTCAGCATCCAGAACTGGTGCAAGAAAGGCCGCAAGCAGTGCCGCAGCCACCTGCACATCGTGGTGCCCTACCGCTGCCTGG TGGGGGAGTTTGTGAGCGATGCTTTACTGGTCCCAGACAAGTGTAAGTTCCTGCACCAGGAGCGTATGGACATGTGTGAGAGCCACCTGCACTGGCACACAGTGGCCAAGGAG TCCTGTGGCGATCGCTCCATGAACCTCCATGACTACGGGATGCTGTTGCCGTGCGGCATAGACCGTTTCCGCGGCGTCGAGTTTGTGTGCTGCCCCTCGGAGGCGGAGCGGGACGACAGCGCCCAGTTGGAGGAGGACGACTCTGACGTGTGGTGGGGCGGCGCCGACGCGGACTACACCGACAACAG tgagcccCAGGAGGCAGGGCCAGGGGATagggaggaggcggagaccgcCCTAGGGGAGGATGACGAGGACGTCAACGATGAAGAGAATGTAGACGACGATGAAGATGACATCGAGGAGCCCGAGGCCAGTGAACGCACCACCAATGTCGCCAtgaccaccaccaccaccacaaccACCGAGTCAGTAGAGGAAGTAGTCCGAG TTCCCACTACTGCCCCCAGCCCACCAGATGCAGTGGACCGTTACCTGGAGACCCCTGGCGATGAGAACGAACACGCCCACTTCCAGAAGGCCAAAGAGAGCCTGGAGGCCAAACACAGGGAGAGGATGTCACAG GTGATGCGGGAGTGGGAGGAGGCTGAGCGACAGGCCAAGAATCTGCCCAGGGCCGACAAGAAAGCGGTCATCCAG CATTTCCAGGAGAAGGTGGAGTCCCTGGAGCAGGAGGCGGCTAGCGAGCGCCAGCAGCTGGTGGAGACGCACATGGCCCGGGTGGAGGCCCTGCTGAACGACCGGCGCCGGCTGGCCCTGGAGAACTACCTCACCGCCCTGCAGGCCAACCCGCCCAAG ccACGCCACGTGTTCAGCCTGTTGAAGAAGTACGTGCGGGCCGAGCAGAAGGACAGACAGCACACTCTGAAGCACTTCGAGCACGTCCGCATGGTGGATCCCAAGAAGGCTGCACAGATCAGACCCCAG GTGCTGACTCACCTGCGGGTGATCGAGGAGAGGATGAACCAGAGCCTGGGGCTGCTGTACAAGGTGCCGGGCATTGCAGAGGACATCCAGGAGCAAGTGG ACGACCTGGTCCAGAAGGAGCAGGTGGAGGTGGCGGAGCAGCTGTCCTCCCTGCAGAGCGAGGGCCGGGTGAGCTACGGGAACGACGCCCTGATGCCCTCGCTGTCCATCAGCACCTCCCCCctggacctgctgccccccGAGGAAGGGGGCATCGGGCGCGAGGGCCTGGGCTACATCCACCCTGCTGGCTTTGGACCTGCCAACACCCAGAACCAGG GGTCAGGGCTCCCAGGAGTGAAGATCGGGGAGGTGCCGGAGATGCGGATAGAAACAGAAGAGAGACACAGCACCGGATACGAAGTGCGTCACCAGAAGCTG GTGTTCTTCGCTGAGGATGTGGGCTCCAACAAGGGTGCGATCATTGGCCTGATGGTGGGAGGCGTTGTCATCGCGACTGTGATCGTCATCACTCTGGTGATGCTGAGGAAGAAGCAGTACACCTCCATCCACCACGGCGTCGTAGAG gtggatgctgcagtaaCCCCCGAGGAGCGCCACCTCTCCAAGATGCAGCAGAACGGCTACGAGAATCCCACCTACAAGTTCTTTGAGCAGATGCAGAACTGA